One Keratinibaculum paraultunense genomic window carries:
- a CDS encoding class I SAM-dependent methyltransferase, translating to MAIFDKEAKMYDDWYKTKLGNFVDEVETKCILDLFKVEKGMKVLDVGCGTGNFSIKLAKMGCEVVGIDVSKEMLKVAEEKAKKEGLNIKFYNMDVYNMEFEADYFDGIVSVTAFEFLKDPEKAIEEMFRVLKPNGYLLIGTINKDSAWGEMYLSKEFQENSVFKYANFKTVEDMKSYKKDHLVDIKECLFIPPTIEEEYISMEKERELSKEGKRGGFICALWKK from the coding sequence ATGGCCATATTTGATAAGGAAGCAAAAATGTATGATGACTGGTATAAAACTAAATTGGGGAATTTTGTTGATGAAGTGGAGACTAAATGTATATTGGACCTGTTTAAGGTAGAAAAAGGCATGAAGGTTTTGGATGTAGGCTGTGGTACAGGTAATTTTAGCATAAAGCTAGCTAAGATGGGCTGTGAAGTAGTAGGCATAGATGTATCCAAGGAGATGCTTAAAGTTGCAGAAGAGAAGGCTAAGAAGGAAGGCCTGAATATAAAATTCTACAATATGGATGTATACAATATGGAATTTGAGGCTGATTACTTTGATGGAATAGTTTCAGTTACAGCTTTTGAATTTCTAAAGGATCCAGAAAAGGCTATAGAAGAAATGTTTAGGGTGCTCAAGCCTAATGGCTATTTATTAATAGGCACTATCAATAAAGACAGTGCCTGGGGAGAAATGTATTTATCTAAAGAGTTCCAGGAAAATTCTGTGTTCAAGTATGCAAATTTTAAAACTGTAGAAGATATGAAAAGCTATAAAAAGGACCATTTAGTAGACATTAAGGAATGCCTATTCATTCCTCCTACTATAGAGGAAGAATATATCTCCATGGAAAAAGAAAGGGAATTGTCTAAAGAAGGGAAAAGGGGAGGATTTATATGTGCCCTGTGGAAAAAATAG
- a CDS encoding iron-containing alcohol dehydrogenase: MKNFHYSIPTEIFFGKGQIKVLADEIKKYGTRVLLTYGGGSIKRIGLYQEVVDILKDNHIPFWELSGIEPNPRIDSVREGIKIVRENNIDFILAVGGGSTIDCSKAIAAGYYYDGDPWDLLIKKAKVVNALPLGTILTIAATGSEMDRGAVISNLETKQKLSFDHISMAPKFSILDPTYTFTVPKVQTAAGIADIMSHTFENYFTLNDGAYLQDRFAEAILKTCIKYGKIAFEEPENYEARANIMWASSWAINGLLSYGKDSQWSVHPIEHELSAFYDITHGIGLAILTPAWMEYVLDDERVDKFVEYGVNVWDIDRNMDKYEIAKLAIQKTREFFKSLEIPMSLREVGIKEEDLEKMAKAAIDNNDGKKIGNFKPLDYEDVLNIYKKAY, translated from the coding sequence ATGAAAAATTTCCATTATTCCATACCTACAGAAATATTTTTTGGAAAAGGCCAAATTAAGGTATTGGCAGATGAGATTAAAAAGTACGGCACAAGGGTCCTTCTAACTTATGGTGGAGGAAGTATTAAGAGGATAGGACTTTATCAGGAAGTAGTAGATATACTAAAGGATAACCATATCCCCTTCTGGGAACTATCAGGCATAGAACCTAACCCTAGAATAGATAGTGTAAGGGAAGGAATCAAAATAGTTAGGGAAAATAACATAGATTTTATACTGGCTGTTGGAGGAGGAAGCACCATTGACTGCTCCAAGGCAATAGCTGCTGGCTATTACTATGATGGAGATCCCTGGGACTTGCTGATTAAAAAAGCAAAGGTTGTAAATGCACTACCTTTAGGAACAATACTTACAATTGCAGCTACAGGTTCTGAAATGGATAGAGGAGCTGTTATTTCCAACTTAGAAACTAAACAGAAGCTATCCTTTGACCACATATCCATGGCTCCTAAGTTTTCCATACTAGACCCAACTTATACATTTACCGTTCCTAAGGTACAAACAGCTGCTGGAATTGCTGATATAATGAGCCACACTTTCGAAAACTATTTTACACTGAACGATGGAGCCTACCTACAAGATAGATTTGCAGAAGCCATACTAAAGACTTGTATCAAATACGGCAAAATAGCCTTTGAAGAGCCAGAAAACTATGAGGCAAGGGCTAATATCATGTGGGCTTCCAGCTGGGCCATAAATGGCTTACTTTCCTATGGAAAAGATTCACAATGGAGTGTCCACCCTATAGAACACGAACTATCTGCCTTTTATGATATTACCCATGGTATAGGTTTAGCCATATTAACTCCAGCCTGGATGGAATATGTGCTAGATGATGAGAGGGTAGATAAGTTTGTAGAATACGGAGTAAATGTATGGGATATTGATAGGAATATGGATAAATACGAAATTGCAAAGCTAGCTATTCAAAAAACAAGAGAGTTCTTTAAATCCCTAGAGATCCCAATGTCCTTGAGGGAAGTAGGAATTAAAGAAGAAGACCTAGAAAAGATGGCTAAGGCTGCTATAGATAATAATGATGGTAAAAAAATAGGGAACTTCAAGCCTTTAGATTATGAAGATGTGCTAAACATATACAAAAAAGCTTATTAA
- a CDS encoding ISLre2 family transposase, with protein sequence MIEVSKTKIIIKEAILINTIIHEIIEKITRDFNNNIEDLMLNSRDISRFIINTKKSLDEIGTMIVKEAIETSYEKSGKRASSNVQVTKQTVMNTIRKLGEVENDEAKLPTKKKQVKTIYIEADEDHVALQNGKNKKIKLIYVHEGKKYKSKGRYELINKRYFTGALKNSEELWLEVANYLEEAYEMDKVEKIYISGDGASWIKEGLNWIKGSKHVLDYFHLSKYVRKATAHMPHTIEVLWSYINNRNKDHVKELLNFIIEETESQTKKEAVKDSKRYILNHWDSIMRGYEEEYIGCSAEGHISHILSSRLSSRPLGWSLVGADQMARLRVYKANGGDIYELLSKKKGERQKENRKIELEKKVVKKKLRTASAETIDNIPYINDGRRTWQRQILKAIRGA encoded by the coding sequence ATGATAGAAGTGTCAAAAACAAAAATCATAATAAAGGAGGCTATTCTTATAAATACAATTATACACGAAATTATAGAAAAAATCACTAGAGATTTCAATAATAATATAGAGGATTTGATGTTAAATAGCAGGGATATATCAAGATTCATAATAAATACTAAAAAATCATTGGATGAAATAGGAACAATGATAGTAAAAGAAGCTATAGAAACATCCTATGAGAAATCAGGTAAAAGAGCCTCAAGTAATGTACAAGTAACAAAACAAACAGTAATGAACACCATAAGAAAGCTAGGAGAAGTAGAAAATGACGAAGCGAAATTGCCAACTAAAAAGAAACAAGTAAAAACAATCTATATAGAAGCAGACGAAGACCATGTAGCATTGCAAAATGGGAAAAATAAAAAAATAAAATTAATCTATGTCCATGAAGGCAAGAAATACAAATCAAAAGGAAGATATGAATTAATAAATAAAAGATACTTTACAGGCGCATTAAAAAATAGTGAAGAATTATGGCTAGAAGTTGCTAATTATCTAGAAGAAGCATATGAAATGGATAAGGTAGAAAAGATATATATCTCAGGAGATGGAGCAAGCTGGATAAAAGAAGGACTAAACTGGATTAAAGGAAGTAAACACGTACTAGATTACTTTCATTTATCCAAGTATGTAAGAAAAGCAACAGCACATATGCCTCATACAATAGAAGTATTATGGAGCTATATAAATAACCGTAATAAAGACCATGTAAAAGAATTACTAAACTTCATAATAGAAGAAACAGAATCACAGACCAAGAAAGAAGCAGTGAAGGACAGTAAAAGATATATATTAAACCATTGGGACTCAATAATGAGGGGTTATGAGGAAGAATACATAGGTTGTAGTGCAGAAGGTCATATAAGCCATATATTATCCTCTAGATTAAGCTCAAGGCCATTAGGTTGGAGTTTGGTAGGAGCAGATCAAATGGCTCGCTTAAGAGTATATAAAGCAAATGGTGGTGATATATACGAATTACTAAGTAAGAAAAAAGGAGAAAGGCAAAAGGAAAATAGAAAAATAGAGCTAGAAAAAAAGGTAGTAAAGAAGAAACTAAGAACAGCATCAGCAGAAACCATAGACAATATACCCTATATAAATGATGGAAGAAGAACTTGGCAACGACAGATACTAAAAGCCATTAGAGGTGCTTAA
- a CDS encoding class I SAM-dependent methyltransferase, whose amino-acid sequence MKVLDVGCGTGNFSIKLAKMGCEVVGIDVSKEMLKVAEEKAKKEGLNIKFYNMDVYDMKFEDNCFDGVISVTAFEFLKDPEKAIEEMFRVLKPNGYLLIGTINKDSAWGEMYLSKEFQENSVFKYANFKTVEDMKSYKKDHLVDIKECLFIPPTIEEEYISMEKERELSKEGKRGGFICALWKK is encoded by the coding sequence ATGAAGGTTTTGGATGTTGGATGCGGTACAGGGAATTTTAGCATAAAGCTAGCTAAGATGGGCTGTGAAGTAGTAGGCATAGATGTATCCAAGGAGATGCTTAAAGTTGCAGAAGAGAAGGCTAAGAAGGAAGGCCTGAATATAAAATTCTACAATATGGATGTATATGATATGAAATTTGAGGATAACTGCTTTGATGGAGTAATATCAGTTACAGCTTTTGAATTTCTAAAGGATCCAGAAAAGGCTATAGAAGAAATGTTTAGGGTGCTCAAGCCTAATGGCTATTTATTAATAGGCACTATCAATAAAGACAGTGCCTGGGGAGAAATGTATTTATCTAAAGAGTTCCAGGAAAATTCTGTGTTCAAGTATGCAAATTTTAAAACTGTAGAAGATATGAAAAGCTATAAAAAGGACCATTTAGTAGACATTAAGGAATGCCTATTCATTCCTCCTACTATAGAGGAAGAATATATCTCCATGGAAAAAGAAAGGGAATTGTCTAAAGAAGGGAAAAGGGGAGGATTTATATGTGCCCTGTGGAAAAAATAG
- the abc-f gene encoding ribosomal protection-like ABC-F family protein, producing MLVLDISKLKKYYGDRLILDIKDLKIYREDKVGIVGLNGSGKTTLLNLISKEVLPDEGFIRTFGNISYIKQLEYGNAEIAHGKYISEFGLKGKKRSYMSGGELTRLKIAEAFSKDCSLLLADEPTSNLDLDGINMLLEKLLNFDNALLIVSHDRDLLDRVCNKILEIEDGHVKLYDGNYSDYKEQKELERKTKELEYEKYIKEKRRLERAIIETKNKSRSIKKTPRRMGISEARLHKMGNQSAKRSLEKKAKAIQSRLEKLEVKEKVKDIEKVRVDILGDEIHTKILIEGQDINKSFGKRTLFKKGNFQIYNGSKTALIGDNGSGKTTLLNMIMNEEKGIKISRKAKIGYFSQDLSILDENKSIIENIMETSIYDETTIRIMLARLLFKREDVYKKVKVLSGGERVKVSLAKILSSDFNMLILDEPTNYLDIYSIEAVEEALIEYEGTILFVSHDRRFIDKIADNIIYIENHRIKTFNGRLKELENRKNRPVDMDEKKLAEEKAILQYRLSEILGKLSMADKDEDIEALDKEYKKILEKLKAINEN from the coding sequence ATGCTTGTTTTAGATATTAGTAAGCTGAAAAAATATTATGGAGACAGGTTGATTCTAGATATTAAGGATTTAAAAATATATAGGGAAGATAAGGTAGGAATAGTTGGTTTAAATGGCAGTGGGAAAACCACTTTGTTAAACTTGATTTCCAAAGAGGTATTGCCAGATGAAGGATTTATAAGAACTTTTGGGAATATATCCTATATCAAACAGTTGGAATATGGAAATGCAGAAATAGCCCACGGAAAGTATATATCAGAATTTGGATTGAAAGGTAAAAAGAGATCCTATATGAGTGGGGGAGAATTGACCAGACTAAAAATAGCTGAAGCTTTTTCCAAAGATTGCAGCCTGCTTCTTGCAGATGAGCCTACATCTAATCTGGATTTAGATGGAATTAATATGCTGCTAGAAAAGTTATTAAATTTCGATAATGCCTTGTTAATAGTTTCCCATGACAGGGATTTACTAGATAGGGTATGTAATAAGATTTTGGAAATTGAAGATGGTCATGTAAAATTATATGATGGGAATTACTCTGACTACAAAGAACAGAAGGAGCTGGAAAGAAAAACTAAGGAATTAGAATATGAAAAGTATATTAAGGAGAAAAGGAGATTAGAAAGGGCAATCATTGAAACCAAAAACAAGTCTAGAAGTATTAAGAAAACACCAAGACGGATGGGAATTTCAGAAGCTAGACTTCATAAAATGGGAAATCAGAGCGCAAAGAGGAGCTTAGAGAAAAAAGCAAAGGCTATACAAAGCAGGTTAGAAAAGTTAGAGGTGAAGGAGAAGGTAAAGGATATAGAAAAAGTAAGGGTAGATATATTGGGAGACGAAATTCACACAAAGATCCTTATAGAAGGTCAAGATATAAATAAATCCTTTGGTAAGAGAACATTATTTAAGAAGGGGAATTTTCAAATTTATAATGGCAGTAAAACTGCTCTTATAGGGGATAACGGTAGTGGAAAAACTACTTTACTAAACATGATAATGAATGAGGAAAAGGGTATTAAAATATCCCGTAAAGCAAAAATAGGATATTTTAGTCAGGATTTAAGCATATTAGATGAGAATAAATCTATAATAGAAAACATAATGGAAACGAGTATTTATGATGAGACCACCATAAGGATTATGCTAGCCAGATTATTATTTAAGAGGGAAGATGTGTACAAGAAGGTAAAGGTATTAAGCGGTGGGGAAAGGGTTAAGGTTTCACTAGCGAAAATATTAAGCTCTGATTTTAATATGCTGATATTAGATGAACCGACCAATTATTTGGATATTTACTCCATAGAAGCTGTAGAAGAGGCTTTAATAGAATATGAAGGAACTATTTTATTCGTATCCCATGACAGGAGATTTATAGATAAAATTGCAGATAATATTATCTATATTGAGAATCATAGAATAAAAACCTTTAATGGCAGATTAAAGGAATTGGAAAATAGAAAGAATAGGCCAGTGGATATGGATGAAAAGAAATTAGCAGAGGAAAAGGCAATCCTTCAATATAGGTTATCCGAAATACTGGGAAAGCTTTCAATGGCAGATAAAGATGAGGATATAGAGGCATTGGATAAGGAGTATAAGAAGATATTAGAAAAATTAAAAGCCATTAATGAAAACTAA
- a CDS encoding S41 family peptidase → MVEKEHFKWYHKAYSQDRILFENPWSKVFNEEKVLARYNYSKQENDEEIGYFGNTNPAFETDIIVPNKVAYLKIHVMDGGRVEEDGKEIRKFYEEIKDYEKLIIDIRGNSGGSDHYWQANVISPLAKEPISVSNYLLVRGDYGNPFYRSRGIKLKPISHLDQDILKKMPEEVERNFQRYWKVTKTIKPKDPIDFRGKIYLLVDYRVYSSSESFAAFCKDSGFATLVGETTGGDGIGIDPLFFSLPNSGIVIRFSSMMALNGDFTINEEVKTTPHVKVSAVPSKDYRYDKAIQYVLNEN, encoded by the coding sequence GTGGTAGAAAAGGAACATTTTAAATGGTACCATAAAGCCTATTCACAGGATAGGATACTATTTGAAAATCCCTGGTCTAAGGTCTTTAATGAAGAAAAAGTTTTAGCCAGATACAATTATTCAAAACAAGAAAATGATGAAGAAATTGGATATTTCGGTAATACTAATCCCGCATTTGAAACGGATATAATAGTGCCTAATAAGGTAGCCTACTTAAAAATCCATGTCATGGACGGTGGCCGGGTTGAAGAAGATGGAAAGGAAATAAGGAAGTTCTACGAAGAAATAAAGGATTATGAAAAGCTGATAATAGATATCAGGGGAAATTCTGGCGGCAGTGACCATTATTGGCAAGCCAATGTTATTTCCCCCTTAGCTAAGGAGCCAATTTCCGTCAGCAATTATCTATTAGTCAGAGGAGATTATGGTAACCCCTTTTACAGATCACGGGGCATAAAGCTAAAACCCATATCCCATTTAGATCAGGATATTTTAAAAAAGATGCCAGAGGAAGTAGAAAGGAATTTTCAAAGATATTGGAAGGTTACCAAAACCATAAAACCTAAAGACCCTATAGATTTTAGGGGTAAAATATATCTGTTGGTTGATTATAGGGTTTATTCTTCCTCGGAAAGCTTTGCAGCCTTCTGCAAGGATAGCGGATTTGCTACCCTGGTAGGTGAAACCACTGGTGGGGATGGCATTGGTATTGACCCCTTATTCTTTTCACTACCAAATAGCGGAATAGTAATAAGGTTTAGTTCTATGATGGCTTTAAATGGGGATTTTACCATTAACGAAGAAGTTAAAACCACACCCCATGTAAAGGTAAGTGCTGTCCCAAGTAAGGATTATAGGTATGATAAGGCTATTCAGTATGTATTAAATGAAAACTAA
- a CDS encoding DEAD/DEAH box helicase, with protein sequence MMFSVGDYAYDLVRNERVQIIEKNEMWGFVTYKVYNPLSKEIYNLNSEQIGKDSSSYYDENYVRYMAILGKIKDITSQGILSSFSKDIIPLPHQLHVLNRVLSSNNIRYILADEVGLGKTIEAGMIIKELKARGLVKRILVVCPKGLVTQWEREMYEKFGEKFHVILPSEHDTIKKLIGSDDIYGQFNQVISPMDSIKPIEARAGWSKDRVEEYNEERIFAIVNAGWDLVIIDEAHRVAGSTSEVSRYKLGKLLAKSSPYLLLLTATPHSGKTEPFLRLIRLLDEKAFPNYKAIVKEQVAPYIIRNEKREVIDNEGNRLFKDRHTKIVEIHWDERHSMQKKLYEMVTDYVRNGYNKAFKEKKYHIGFLMVLMQRLVTSSTAAIMDSVEKRIEILKSRHAKVSSLSLDDLIEADLEEKLEEGLEVVSTDIEKEIEELIDILNMAKQASYQYQDAKIEVLLNLLDDINYEKPSSKVIIFTEFVATQKYLEEILKGRGYGVALINGSMDIETRNIQLNEFKNQADILISTDAGGEGLNLQFANIVINYDLPWNPMKIEQRIGRVDRIGQSQDVYIYNFIIAETIENRVRSVLEDKLSVILSETGIDKLADVLDSEMADIDFTEVYVSSLRDPASIEHNISKIEEDLKKEIAKARKYRELLKEDKVLEANSDYNKSIELNKLLFKMCNFYSLWKEGKFFVGENIDINDEEISRHLNQENCWSRSQKIPSVYIKDFPNEKGYFSLWELSINDDLYHNRRVIPIFINDNMIYRPFAGERIWDEFIRDDAIIEVTDNINLDENIFNRIMELSQNFAYDIFLGLKENYEKKQEEDYRKYSYALELRIDAAKRIGIENIRRSRLRELEKEKEEIKRIFEKNKIICPVFKPIFILRLE encoded by the coding sequence ATGATGTTTTCCGTAGGAGATTATGCTTATGATCTAGTTAGAAATGAGAGAGTGCAAATAATAGAGAAGAATGAAATGTGGGGATTTGTAACATATAAAGTTTATAATCCACTTAGCAAAGAAATCTATAATCTCAACTCAGAACAAATTGGAAAAGATAGCTCTTCATATTATGATGAGAATTACGTAAGGTATATGGCAATCCTTGGGAAGATTAAGGATATAACTTCCCAAGGAATTCTGTCATCTTTTAGTAAGGATATTATTCCTCTCCCCCATCAACTACATGTACTTAATCGGGTTTTATCAAGCAATAATATAAGGTATATTTTAGCTGATGAAGTTGGTTTAGGTAAAACAATAGAAGCTGGGATGATCATAAAAGAATTGAAGGCTAGGGGTCTTGTAAAGAGAATTTTGGTAGTTTGTCCAAAAGGCTTAGTTACCCAATGGGAAAGAGAAATGTATGAGAAGTTTGGAGAGAAATTCCATGTTATACTGCCTTCCGAACACGATACTATTAAGAAATTAATTGGCAGTGATGATATATATGGACAATTTAATCAAGTTATAAGTCCTATGGACTCGATTAAGCCAATAGAAGCTAGAGCTGGATGGAGTAAAGATAGAGTAGAGGAATACAATGAAGAAAGGATTTTTGCTATAGTAAATGCTGGCTGGGATTTAGTTATAATAGATGAAGCCCATAGGGTAGCTGGTAGCACTAGCGAAGTATCAAGGTATAAATTAGGTAAGCTGCTTGCGAAATCTTCTCCATATTTATTATTGCTAACTGCTACTCCCCATTCAGGCAAAACAGAACCATTTTTAAGGCTCATTAGATTATTAGATGAAAAAGCTTTCCCAAATTACAAAGCAATAGTAAAAGAACAAGTAGCACCTTATATTATAAGAAACGAGAAGCGAGAGGTTATAGACAATGAAGGTAATAGGTTATTTAAAGACAGGCATACGAAGATAGTTGAAATCCATTGGGATGAAAGACACTCTATGCAGAAGAAACTATATGAAATGGTAACTGATTATGTACGAAATGGGTATAATAAAGCATTTAAAGAGAAGAAGTATCATATAGGTTTTTTAATGGTTCTAATGCAAAGATTAGTAACTAGCAGTACAGCTGCAATTATGGATAGTGTAGAGAAAAGAATAGAAATATTAAAATCTAGACATGCAAAAGTAAGTTCATTATCTTTAGATGATTTAATAGAAGCTGATTTAGAGGAGAAACTAGAAGAAGGATTAGAAGTCGTGTCAACGGATATAGAAAAAGAAATAGAAGAGCTTATAGATATTCTAAATATGGCCAAACAAGCAAGCTACCAATATCAGGATGCAAAAATAGAAGTGCTTTTAAATTTGTTAGATGATATTAATTATGAAAAACCTTCATCAAAAGTGATAATTTTTACTGAATTTGTTGCTACACAAAAATATTTGGAAGAAATTTTGAAAGGTAGAGGATATGGCGTTGCTTTGATAAATGGCAGTATGGATATTGAAACTAGAAATATTCAATTAAATGAATTCAAGAATCAAGCGGACATTTTAATATCTACAGATGCAGGTGGAGAGGGTTTAAATTTGCAGTTTGCTAACATAGTAATAAATTATGATTTGCCTTGGAACCCTATGAAAATAGAGCAAAGAATAGGAAGAGTGGACCGTATAGGACAATCACAAGATGTATACATATATAATTTTATAATTGCTGAAACCATTGAAAATAGAGTTAGATCGGTATTAGAGGACAAGCTATCAGTAATATTATCTGAAACAGGAATAGATAAATTAGCAGATGTATTAGATAGCGAAATGGCAGATATTGATTTTACAGAAGTTTATGTAAGCTCTTTAAGAGATCCAGCTAGTATTGAACATAATATTTCAAAGATAGAAGAAGATTTAAAAAAGGAGATTGCTAAAGCTAGAAAATATAGAGAATTATTAAAAGAAGACAAAGTTCTTGAAGCAAATTCTGATTATAATAAATCTATTGAACTAAATAAGTTGTTATTTAAAATGTGTAATTTTTATAGTTTATGGAAAGAAGGTAAATTTTTTGTAGGAGAAAATATAGATATAAATGATGAAGAAATATCTAGACACCTTAACCAAGAAAACTGTTGGTCAAGATCACAAAAAATTCCTTCAGTATATATTAAAGACTTTCCTAATGAAAAAGGATATTTTTCCTTATGGGAACTATCAATAAACGATGATTTATACCATAATAGGAGAGTAATACCTATATTCATAAATGATAATATGATTTATAGACCATTTGCAGGAGAAAGAATTTGGGATGAGTTTATTAGAGATGATGCAATAATTGAGGTTACGGATAATATTAATCTTGATGAAAATATTTTTAATAGAATAATGGAGTTATCCCAAAACTTTGCGTATGATATTTTTTTAGGATTAAAAGAAAACTATGAAAAAAAGCAAGAAGAGGACTATAGAAAATATTCTTATGCATTAGAACTTAGGATTGATGCTGCTAAGAGAATAGGTATAGAAAATATAAGAAGATCTAGATTAAGAGAATTGGAAAAGGAAAAAGAAGAGATTAAACGGATATTTGAGAAGAATAAAATCATCTGTCCAGTTTTTAAGCCAATTTTCATATTGAGATTGGAGTGA
- a CDS encoding YkoF family thiamine/hydroxymethylpyrimidine-binding protein translates to MCPVEKIASCEIAFVPIGTEDYIPHIDKVLEIIKSYNLEYQVGIMSTTIRGDKDKIHKLILDIYNTMDGECKFTMDIKLSNLCGCV, encoded by the coding sequence ATGTGCCCTGTGGAAAAAATAGCTTCTTGTGAAATAGCCTTCGTACCTATTGGTACTGAAGACTATATTCCCCATATAGACAAAGTTTTAGAAATAATCAAATCTTATAATTTAGAATACCAAGTGGGAATAATGTCTACTACCATAAGAGGGGACAAGGATAAGATACACAAGCTCATATTAGATATTTATAATACTATGGATGGAGAATGTAAATTTACTATGGATATAAAACTTTCTAATTTATGTGGCTGTGTGTAG
- the pglZ gene encoding BREX-3 system phosphatase PglZ produces the protein MFLDYLINLCGLGIYDRVILFDFQNIIGDDYLELISKKFDYKLIFYDDIEKFRYIFETEIKKSKGKYLVILRSDLYLPYDIRCSFYCKNVSYRELFPKLNFYSLENSTIFDLDLLYIAHENLYNRLDSEDETRKFLVQDMFRRENVEEYKDYVTSQIENLLKEDNYSHWLRIALLYSKLQYIKYKTSDIDIDEKLVQKIQGKFQEFILNNYSTLSAYSAYDGPVLINRTLDYIFSNSNDKFALIVMDGMSILDWLIISEGLKGISYKYSSTYALIPTITPISRQSLLSGKLPVELEKPFGLVNEEKLFIEKCKEYGYKEEETKYNRGYDFDIGYMDKCICVIINEIDDLVHSQKQGNLGMYNDVRLLSHSGKLHELIIKLYKKGFDVYIASDHGHIETETVGNPRGIGIEMETRSKRTLILKDYAAYGKIIEEFNLIEYPPYYLPRDYKYLLCEYQKSFGNKGNVILSHGGISIEEVIVPFIKIEGVDV, from the coding sequence ATGTTTTTAGATTATTTAATTAATCTATGTGGGTTGGGAATATATGATAGGGTTATTCTATTTGATTTTCAGAATATTATTGGTGATGACTATTTGGAATTAATCAGTAAGAAATTTGATTATAAATTGATTTTTTACGATGATATAGAAAAATTTAGGTATATCTTTGAGACTGAAATAAAAAAAAGTAAAGGTAAGTATCTTGTCATACTTAGATCTGATTTATATCTTCCTTATGATATAAGATGTAGTTTTTATTGTAAAAATGTAAGCTATAGAGAGCTTTTTCCTAAATTGAATTTTTATTCATTAGAAAATTCAACGATATTTGATTTAGATTTATTATATATAGCCCACGAAAACTTGTATAATAGGCTAGATTCGGAAGATGAAACTAGGAAGTTTTTGGTTCAAGATATGTTTAGGAGAGAAAATGTTGAAGAGTATAAAGATTATGTAACCTCTCAGATAGAAAATCTATTGAAAGAAGACAATTATTCACATTGGCTTAGGATTGCTTTACTTTATTCAAAACTCCAGTATATTAAGTATAAAACCAGTGATATAGATATAGATGAGAAGCTTGTACAAAAAATACAAGGTAAGTTTCAAGAATTTATTTTAAACAATTATTCTACATTATCAGCATATTCAGCCTATGATGGACCTGTCCTTATAAATAGGACTTTGGATTATATATTTAGCAACTCCAATGATAAGTTTGCTTTGATAGTTATGGATGGAATGTCCATATTAGATTGGCTGATAATTTCTGAAGGGCTAAAAGGGATTTCATATAAATATAGCTCAACTTATGCTTTAATTCCAACTATTACTCCCATATCTAGACAAAGTCTTTTATCTGGAAAGCTTCCTGTAGAACTAGAAAAACCATTTGGTTTAGTAAATGAAGAAAAGTTATTTATTGAAAAATGCAAAGAATATGGCTATAAAGAAGAAGAGACAAAATATAATAGGGGATATGATTTTGATATTGGTTATATGGACAAATGTATATGTGTTATTATAAATGAAATAGATGATTTGGTTCATAGCCAAAAACAAGGCAATTTAGGTATGTATAATGATGTGAGATTGCTATCACATAGTGGAAAGTTACATGAACTGATCATTAAGCTGTATAAAAAAGGCTTTGATGTATACATTGCATCTGACCATGGACATATAGAAACTGAGACTGTAGGCAACCCTAGAGGGATTGGTATTGAGATGGAAACAAGATCTAAAAGAACTTTGATATTGAAAGATTATGCAGCTTATGGCAAAATAATTGAGGAATTCAACTTGATAGAGTATCCACCATACTATTTGCCCAGAGATTATAAGTATTTGCTCTGTGAATACCAAAAATCCTTTGGAAACAAAGGAAATGTTATATTATCTCATGGTGGCATTAGTATTGAAGAGGTTATAGTACCATTTATTAAAATAGAAGGAGTAGATGTATGA